Proteins encoded by one window of Pseudonocardia sp. HH130629-09:
- a CDS encoding sensor histidine kinase, whose product MPADRRPMWGPIARVLVPALVVGLFTAGGTAFTVARSARYPDPGTTALPLDVLAVVLLAAGPVALLFRHLNRVVALAVCAAAVVVYLGLGYPLMGPLGFAFAVALVSAVAAGHHHRALAVVVVAAAVLAGWLLVTGRPIPWPATAPVLAWLAALVAAGALWRVRREHTAQARRAAEAERRRSADAERLRIAQELHDVLGHHVSLINVQAGVALYLMDDDPEQARTALTEIKRASRDLLREMRSTLGVLRGVDEQAPRAPTPGLDRLDALLDEVRAAGLPVRRATEGTPRPLPTGVDLAAYRIVQESLTNTRRHAGRAPRWSRCGSATTRWT is encoded by the coding sequence GTGCCCGCCGACCGACGTCCGATGTGGGGTCCGATCGCGCGGGTCCTCGTCCCTGCCCTGGTCGTCGGCCTGTTCACTGCGGGCGGGACGGCGTTCACCGTCGCCCGCAGCGCGCGGTACCCGGACCCGGGCACGACGGCGCTCCCGCTCGACGTGCTCGCCGTCGTGCTTCTCGCGGCGGGGCCGGTCGCGCTGCTGTTCCGGCACCTGAACCGGGTCGTGGCGCTCGCGGTGTGCGCGGCCGCGGTCGTCGTCTACCTGGGTCTGGGGTACCCGCTGATGGGGCCGCTGGGGTTCGCGTTCGCCGTGGCGCTGGTGTCCGCGGTCGCCGCGGGGCACCACCATCGGGCCCTCGCGGTGGTGGTCGTCGCGGCGGCGGTGCTGGCCGGGTGGCTGCTCGTGACCGGGCGGCCGATCCCGTGGCCGGCGACCGCCCCGGTGCTGGCCTGGCTGGCGGCGCTCGTCGCGGCCGGTGCCCTGTGGCGGGTGCGGCGCGAGCACACGGCGCAGGCCCGGCGGGCCGCCGAGGCCGAGCGTCGGCGCAGCGCCGACGCCGAGCGGCTGCGCATCGCCCAGGAGCTGCACGACGTGCTGGGGCACCACGTCTCCCTGATCAACGTGCAGGCCGGGGTCGCGCTCTACCTGATGGACGACGATCCGGAGCAGGCCCGCACTGCGCTCACCGAGATCAAGCGGGCCAGCCGCGACCTGCTGCGCGAGATGCGTTCCACCCTCGGGGTGCTGCGTGGGGTCGACGAGCAGGCCCCGCGTGCGCCCACCCCCGGTCTGGACCGGCTCGACGCGCTGCTCGACGAGGTGCGCGCCGCGGGGCTGCCGGTGCGGCGCGCCACCGAGGGGACCCCGCGGCCGTTGCCAACGGGGGTCGACCTGGCCGCGTACCGGATCGTGCAGGAGTCGCTGACCAACACGCGTCGGCACGCGGGGCGGGCACCGCGGTGGTCACGCTGCGGTTCGGCGACGACGCGCTGGACCTGA
- a CDS encoding ATP-binding protein, producing the protein MVTLRFGDDALDLTVDDDGAGPAPGAVDGTGLTGMRERARSVGGTLAAGPGPEQGFRVHAHLPAPPPDPAASGPAADSAPADLLARGRVPDHPTTPGADR; encoded by the coding sequence GTGGTCACGCTGCGGTTCGGCGACGACGCGCTGGACCTGACCGTCGACGACGACGGTGCCGGCCCCGCCCCCGGCGCGGTGGACGGCACGGGGCTGACCGGCATGCGCGAGCGTGCGCGTTCGGTCGGCGGGACGTTGGCGGCGGGGCCGGGCCCGGAGCAGGGGTTCCGGGTGCACGCCCACCTGCCCGCACCCCCGCCCGATCCGGCCGCCAGCGGCCCCGCCGCCGATTCCGCCCCGGCCGACCTCCTCGCGCGGGGCCGCGTCCCCGACCACCCCACGACCCCGGGAGCCGACAGGTGA
- a CDS encoding response regulator transcription factor, giving the protein MIRVLLADDQALVRSGFRALLGSQPDLDVVAEAADGAQAVAAVRDHHPDVVLMDIRMPGTDGITATREITGDPDLAGTRVVVLTTFTDDSYVFDAIRGGASGFLVKDSEPADLIHAIRVVHSGEALLAPAVTRTLIAEFAARSRGGPDGAVRLDELTDREREVLAEVAAGLSNDEIAARLHMSPTTAKTHVSRTMTKLGARDRAQLVVLAYESGLVRPGWRG; this is encoded by the coding sequence GTGATCCGTGTCCTGCTCGCCGACGACCAGGCGCTCGTCCGCTCCGGGTTCCGCGCGCTGCTCGGCTCCCAGCCCGATCTGGACGTGGTCGCCGAGGCCGCCGACGGCGCGCAGGCCGTCGCCGCGGTCCGCGACCACCACCCGGACGTCGTGCTCATGGACATCCGGATGCCCGGCACCGACGGCATCACCGCGACGCGGGAGATCACCGGCGACCCGGACCTCGCCGGTACCCGGGTCGTCGTCCTGACCACGTTCACCGACGACTCCTACGTCTTCGACGCGATCCGCGGCGGCGCCAGCGGCTTCCTGGTCAAGGACTCCGAACCGGCCGACCTCATCCACGCCATCCGGGTCGTCCACAGCGGGGAGGCCCTGCTCGCCCCGGCGGTCACCCGCACCCTGATCGCCGAGTTCGCGGCGCGCTCGCGGGGCGGCCCCGACGGCGCCGTCCGGCTCGACGAGCTCACCGACCGCGAGCGGGAGGTCCTCGCCGAGGTCGCGGCCGGGCTGTCCAACGACGAGATCGCCGCCCGCCTGCACATGAGTCCGACGACGGCGAAGACCCACGTCAGCCGCACGATGACCAAGCTGGGGGCACGGGACCGCGCGCAG